The Thermococcus thermotolerans genome contains a region encoding:
- a CDS encoding site-2 protease family protein, protein MNYELWRTVNKPRDARRREIEDLLISFLVLTLLFSNFDPYSLPYAAVAVLTAFLFHELAHRQVARHYGYRAYYKRWETGILLALLVGIATRLLTGTAWIFAALGAVQVYAPYAVDSREAFGRIALAGPLTNIAVGAVALVFLRTSHPFTALWWVFRTTATVNLWLAFFNLLPFPPLDGSKVVRWNAGAWAVSIGVAYLLFRLV, encoded by the coding sequence ATGAACTACGAACTCTGGCGCACCGTGAATAAACCCCGGGATGCTCGGAGGAGGGAGATCGAAGACCTGCTGATTTCTTTTCTAGTCCTCACTCTGCTGTTTTCCAACTTTGATCCTTACTCCCTCCCTTACGCGGCCGTGGCGGTTCTGACGGCTTTCCTCTTTCATGAACTCGCCCACAGGCAGGTGGCGCGGCACTACGGCTACAGGGCATACTACAAACGCTGGGAGACGGGTATACTCCTCGCCCTCCTTGTTGGCATAGCGACCCGGCTCCTTACAGGAACGGCGTGGATATTTGCCGCCCTCGGTGCTGTTCAGGTCTATGCCCCCTACGCCGTTGATTCCAGGGAGGCCTTCGGAAGGATAGCCCTCGCCGGCCCGCTGACCAACATAGCCGTTGGTGCAGTTGCACTGGTTTTTTTGAGAACCTCCCACCCGTTTACGGCCCTCTGGTGGGTTTTCAGGACGACGGCAACCGTCAACCTGTGGCTGGCGTTCTTCAACCTGCTCCCGTTCCCACCGCTGGACGGCTCGAAGGTCGTCCGCTGGAACGCTGGAGCTTGGGCTGTATCTATCGGAGTCGCCTACCTACTCTTCAGGCTGGTGTAA
- a CDS encoding KH domain-containing protein, which produces MKDRLEKMLNVKILEIEELEDKIVVYVPEDQVRIAVGSGGAAVKAAELVIGKKIEVKGR; this is translated from the coding sequence ATGAAGGACAGACTCGAAAAGATGCTCAACGTCAAGATTCTTGAAATCGAGGAGCTTGAGGACAAGATAGTCGTTTACGTCCCGGAGGATCAGGTGAGGATAGCCGTCGGGAGCGGCGGCGCGGCCGTTAAGGCGGCAGAGCTCGTAATCGGTAAGAAGATTGAAGTAAAGGGCAGGTGA
- a CDS encoding Lar family restriction alleviation protein, giving the protein MERRHLVCPLCGGTDFKVEEGKIDSKWGFTAHKVKIVICMNCGYVMMFYKGRTIWDFD; this is encoded by the coding sequence ATGGAAAGGAGGCATCTGGTCTGCCCGCTCTGCGGGGGAACGGACTTCAAGGTTGAGGAGGGTAAGATAGACAGCAAATGGGGCTTTACCGCCCACAAGGTGAAGATCGTCATCTGCATGAACTGCGGGTACGTCATGATGTTCTATAAGGGCAGAACCATCTGGGACTTCGACTGA
- a CDS encoding TraB domain-containing protein, with the protein MSYLRYVKLIGTMHVSPKSREEVIRTILTEKPHAVAIELDRARFLAMNENRRLTLEESLRFGRKGLINYVLAKVEEKLGEEFGMKPGEEMKAAINAAQSLGVPLYLIDEDINLILSKILAAPGREKLLMALEALGLFLPVKSGQASDPMAEYRVMMVQFRRRYPYLYRVLVEERNEVMARNLISIVENLKLQGVKRPKVIAVVGLGHKPGIEHLLDRVGERGFLSPYWTAGVV; encoded by the coding sequence ATGAGCTACCTGCGCTACGTTAAGCTTATAGGCACAATGCACGTTTCGCCGAAGAGCAGGGAGGAGGTAATCAGGACTATACTCACTGAAAAGCCCCATGCTGTCGCTATAGAGCTCGACAGAGCCCGCTTCCTAGCCATGAACGAAAACCGGCGGTTAACTTTGGAGGAATCACTGCGCTTCGGCAGGAAGGGATTGATAAACTACGTTTTGGCCAAGGTCGAGGAGAAGCTCGGAGAGGAGTTTGGGATGAAGCCGGGGGAGGAAATGAAAGCCGCTATAAACGCCGCCCAGAGTTTGGGTGTTCCCCTCTACCTCATAGACGAGGACATAAACCTCATACTCTCAAAGATTCTCGCCGCACCGGGAAGGGAGAAGCTCCTCATGGCCCTGGAAGCGCTGGGCCTTTTCCTCCCGGTTAAAAGCGGTCAGGCTTCAGACCCCATGGCCGAATACAGGGTCATGATGGTTCAATTCCGGAGGAGATACCCCTACCTCTATCGCGTTCTGGTGGAGGAACGCAACGAGGTCATGGCGAGAAACCTCATTTCAATAGTCGAAAACCTCAAGCTCCAGGGGGTTAAGAGGCCGAAGGTCATAGCCGTTGTCGGCCTCGGCCACAAGCCGGGAATTGAGCATCTTCTCGATAGAGTCGGGGAAAGGGGATTCCTCTCGCCCTACTGGACTGCGGGGGTGGTATGA
- a CDS encoding ribonuclease Z, giving the protein MLEVVFLGTGGIMPTRERNVPAIALRYQGEIMLFDVGEGTMRQMNTAKLSPMKVEKIFITHFHGDHYLGLAALIQTMNLWDREKPLHIYGPKYTFEFVQHFLNSGFFRPGFDIHVHELGETRLKFGDYEIWSFKVEHGVPALGYVFKEKDRRGKFLPEKLREYGLSEGPILGKLEREGKIEWNGKTIYLEDVTGPRRKGVKVVYTGDTEPAERVRLFAERADLLIHEATYLDPAHRGDSYHSTVEEACEVAKKAKVKLLALFHRAFRYTYGEYLNEASRICRDFGVDFIVPRDFDVITFKSGSWELGNLLEERG; this is encoded by the coding sequence ATGCTTGAAGTGGTTTTCCTCGGCACGGGCGGCATAATGCCCACCCGGGAGAGAAACGTCCCGGCCATAGCGCTTAGATACCAGGGGGAAATCATGCTCTTCGACGTCGGAGAGGGCACGATGAGGCAGATGAACACGGCGAAGCTCAGTCCCATGAAGGTGGAAAAGATCTTCATCACCCACTTCCACGGCGACCACTACCTCGGTTTAGCCGCGCTGATCCAGACGATGAACCTGTGGGACAGGGAAAAGCCCCTCCACATCTACGGCCCCAAATACACCTTCGAGTTCGTCCAGCACTTCCTCAACAGCGGCTTCTTCAGGCCGGGCTTCGATATACACGTCCACGAGCTCGGGGAAACCCGCCTAAAGTTTGGTGACTATGAAATCTGGAGCTTCAAGGTCGAGCACGGGGTTCCGGCTCTTGGCTACGTATTTAAGGAAAAAGACCGGCGCGGGAAGTTCCTGCCGGAGAAGTTAAGGGAATACGGCCTGAGCGAGGGGCCGATACTCGGGAAGCTTGAGCGTGAAGGTAAAATAGAGTGGAACGGGAAAACTATTTACCTTGAGGACGTCACAGGGCCGAGGAGAAAGGGGGTTAAGGTCGTCTACACCGGCGACACCGAGCCCGCTGAAAGGGTCAGGCTCTTCGCTGAGAGGGCTGACCTTCTAATCCATGAGGCCACCTATCTGGATCCAGCCCACAGGGGCGACAGCTACCACTCGACGGTGGAGGAGGCCTGTGAGGTCGCTAAAAAGGCCAAGGTCAAGCTCCTTGCCCTCTTTCACAGGGCCTTCCGCTACACCTACGGCGAATACCTGAACGAGGCCTCGCGGATATGCAGGGATTTTGGGGTGGATTTCATCGTCCCGAGGGACTTCGACGTTATAACCTTCAAATCCGGCTCCTGGGAGCTGGGGAACCTCCTGGAGGAGAGAGGATGA
- a CDS encoding tetratricopeptide repeat protein: MEEILKAIEEKDCKKVATLLYHRVDELGDEELKEALEKAEKLALECGDFELYKLTVYYFHELLGVNKLSEFEKMAEERDTFEVKFELADLYYLIGELEKSLELYRALLEEETEKGNKENIAKIYYAMALIHEELQEYEKAIGLMEKAEEIYRELKNEDEVLRIAIHKAYVLFESGETYEAKAMLAGILPKVLNKSDLLVEIHLSFEEIFEEDENYDAALQECLYALIHAKGTDYEDIAFGSLMDVLWQLFLEDDFETVYLHMDMFARALPKLADFFEAVKAIALYKDGKIEAEEAGKAIEKVKDPRLLDLLEFLGEAEM, from the coding sequence ATGGAGGAGATTCTGAAGGCAATCGAGGAAAAGGACTGCAAAAAAGTTGCAACCCTTCTGTACCACAGGGTTGACGAGCTGGGCGACGAGGAGCTTAAAGAAGCCCTCGAAAAGGCCGAAAAGCTCGCCCTGGAGTGTGGTGATTTCGAACTATACAAGCTCACCGTTTACTACTTCCACGAGCTTCTCGGTGTGAACAAGCTGAGCGAGTTTGAAAAGATGGCTGAGGAGAGGGACACCTTTGAGGTAAAGTTCGAGCTGGCCGACCTCTACTATCTCATAGGTGAGCTGGAGAAGAGCCTCGAACTCTACAGGGCACTGCTTGAAGAGGAGACAGAGAAGGGGAACAAGGAGAACATAGCGAAAATCTACTACGCCATGGCGCTCATCCACGAAGAACTCCAGGAGTATGAGAAGGCCATAGGGCTCATGGAAAAGGCGGAGGAGATATACCGCGAACTCAAAAACGAGGACGAGGTTCTGAGGATAGCCATCCACAAGGCCTACGTTCTCTTCGAATCCGGGGAAACCTACGAGGCAAAGGCCATGCTCGCGGGTATTCTGCCGAAGGTCCTGAACAAGAGCGACCTTCTCGTTGAGATACACCTCAGCTTCGAGGAGATATTCGAGGAGGACGAGAACTACGACGCGGCACTTCAGGAGTGCCTCTACGCGCTCATCCATGCAAAGGGAACGGATTACGAGGATATCGCCTTCGGCTCGCTGATGGACGTCCTCTGGCAGCTGTTCCTTGAGGACGACTTCGAGACGGTCTACCTGCACATGGACATGTTCGCAAGAGCCCTTCCTAAGCTGGCGGACTTCTTCGAGGCCGTGAAGGCGATAGCCCTGTACAAGGATGGAAAGATTGAGGCCGAGGAGGCCGGAAAGGCCATAGAAAAGGTCAAGGATCCGCGCCTGCTGGACCTTCTTGAGTTCCTCGGAGAGGCCGAGATGTGA
- the hypA gene encoding hydrogenase nickel incorporation protein HypA, with product MHEWALADGIVRTALDYAQKEGATKLLAIRVVLGELQDVNAEIVEFAMKELLKGTIGEGAEIEFVEEEALFKCRDCGHEWKLKDVKESFDERIKEDIHFIPEVVHAFLACPKCGSRDFEVLQGRGVYISGIRVEKEGEA from the coding sequence ATGCACGAGTGGGCACTGGCAGATGGTATAGTTAGAACAGCCCTTGATTACGCCCAGAAGGAAGGGGCAACAAAGCTCCTCGCAATAAGAGTCGTCCTCGGAGAGCTCCAGGACGTCAACGCCGAAATAGTCGAGTTCGCAATGAAGGAGCTCCTAAAGGGGACGATAGGAGAGGGAGCGGAGATAGAGTTCGTCGAGGAGGAAGCCCTTTTTAAGTGCCGTGACTGCGGTCACGAGTGGAAGCTGAAGGACGTCAAAGAAAGCTTCGATGAGCGCATAAAGGAGGACATACACTTCATCCCGGAGGTCGTCCACGCCTTCCTCGCCTGTCCGAAGTGCGGGAGCAGGGACTTTGAGGTTCTCCAGGGGAGAGGAGTCTACATAAGCGGCATAAGGGTGGAAAAGGAGGGTGAGGCATGA
- a CDS encoding Mrp/NBP35 family ATP-binding protein, with protein sequence MVDPRVKGIEGRLEKVKRIIPVVSGKGGVGKSLVSTTLALVLAEKGYKVGLLDLDFHGASDHVILGFEPKEFPEEEYGVIPPTVHGIKFMSIVYYSEDKPTPMRGMEISDALIELLAITRWDELDYLIIDMPPGLGDQFLDVLRFLKRGEFLVVATPSKLSINVVEKLLTLLRERGYRILGIVENLRLDDEKGIEELAKRFNVPYLTGVPMYRDLEEKIGKPEELLKTEFAEGIREVAQKI encoded by the coding sequence ATCGTTGACCCGCGCGTCAAGGGCATCGAGGGAAGGCTTGAGAAGGTGAAGCGCATAATCCCCGTCGTCAGCGGGAAGGGTGGTGTAGGAAAGTCCCTTGTCTCCACCACGCTGGCCCTCGTCCTGGCCGAGAAGGGTTACAAGGTCGGCCTCCTTGACCTCGACTTCCACGGCGCGAGCGACCACGTGATTCTGGGCTTCGAGCCGAAGGAGTTCCCGGAGGAGGAGTACGGCGTAATCCCTCCGACAGTTCATGGAATAAAGTTCATGAGCATCGTCTACTACTCCGAGGACAAACCCACCCCCATGAGGGGCATGGAGATAAGCGACGCCCTCATCGAGCTCCTCGCCATAACGCGCTGGGACGAGCTGGACTACCTCATCATAGACATGCCTCCCGGCCTCGGCGACCAGTTCCTCGACGTGTTGCGCTTCCTCAAGAGGGGCGAGTTCCTCGTCGTTGCAACGCCATCGAAGCTCTCCATTAACGTCGTTGAGAAGCTTTTGACCCTGCTCAGGGAAAGGGGATACAGAATACTCGGAATCGTCGAGAACCTCAGGCTGGACGATGAGAAGGGCATAGAGGAACTGGCGAAAAGGTTCAACGTGCCCTACCTAACAGGCGTACCCATGTACAGGGACTTGGAGGAGAAGATAGGGAAACCGGAGGAGCTGCTGAAGACGGAGTTCGCGGAGGGGATAAGGGAGGTTGCTCAGAAGATCTGA
- a CDS encoding hydrogenase 3 maturation endopeptidase HyCI has protein sequence MELSDLLKNAERVVICGIGNDVRGDDAFGVIVAERLKELVKNPNVLVLNCGEVPESYTGKIVEFKPDLVVFVDAVDFGGEHGELIIADPEGTLGDAVSTHSLPLRVLVGYLKSRTGAGFVLIGCQPKVLGLFQEPSKVIIERAEVLAESLAGLLNGVTH, from the coding sequence ATGGAACTCTCTGACCTCCTCAAAAACGCCGAAAGGGTGGTAATCTGCGGCATAGGGAACGACGTTAGGGGCGACGATGCCTTCGGAGTAATCGTCGCAGAGAGGCTGAAAGAGCTCGTAAAAAACCCGAACGTCCTCGTCCTGAACTGCGGAGAGGTTCCGGAAAGCTACACCGGAAAGATAGTGGAGTTCAAACCCGATCTGGTGGTCTTCGTTGATGCAGTTGACTTCGGCGGTGAGCACGGGGAGCTCATTATAGCCGACCCGGAGGGGACGCTGGGAGATGCCGTCTCAACGCACAGCCTGCCGCTGAGGGTGCTCGTGGGATACCTGAAGTCCAGAACGGGTGCAGGGTTTGTCCTTATAGGATGTCAGCCAAAGGTTCTGGGCCTCTTCCAGGAGCCGAGCAAGGTAATCATCGAAAGGGCGGAGGTCTTGGCGGAGTCCCTGGCAGGCCTCCTCAACGGTGTGACCCACTGA
- the mobA gene encoding molybdenum cofactor guanylyltransferase MobA, with protein MIGAVLAGGRGRRFGGDKLLFRVNGAPLIQHALERLSLAEGIDEVVVVASPENARALEELGYRVVVDRMLLGPISGVYTALGLGDAFIVAGDMPLIVPEFVDYIIARFERSGRRICVPRWENGYLEPLHAVYPAEFQSVLEQRIEDGDYALNRAIRSTDACYLGLESVPEEWILSLFNVNRKEDLKKLSNTFL; from the coding sequence ATGATAGGGGCGGTGCTGGCCGGCGGCAGGGGCAGGCGCTTCGGCGGGGATAAGCTACTCTTCAGGGTAAATGGAGCTCCCCTCATACAGCACGCCCTCGAGCGCCTCTCCCTTGCGGAGGGCATTGACGAGGTGGTGGTTGTTGCCTCCCCCGAAAACGCCCGCGCGCTGGAGGAGCTGGGCTACCGGGTGGTGGTTGACAGGATGCTCCTGGGCCCAATAAGCGGCGTCTACACGGCGCTGGGGCTGGGAGATGCCTTCATAGTCGCCGGCGACATGCCCCTAATAGTTCCCGAATTCGTTGATTACATAATCGCCCGGTTCGAGAGAAGCGGGAGAAGAATATGCGTCCCAAGGTGGGAAAACGGCTACCTTGAACCGCTCCATGCGGTGTATCCGGCTGAATTCCAATCAGTGCTTGAGCAAAGGATTGAAGACGGCGACTACGCCCTGAACAGGGCTATCCGGTCTACGGACGCCTGCTACCTCGGCCTTGAGTCCGTTCCGGAGGAGTGGATTCTCAGCCTCTTCAACGTCAACAGGAAGGAAGACCTGAAAAAGCTCAGCAACACCTTCCTTTGA
- a CDS encoding nucleotidyltransferase gives MSIEAAKESLLRRIMEFYGDNLLSVIFYGAHLKGELNEIDVLVIIDEPYDPVKINRVADFIENIKEPVEREFGYFVAFELYVREEAENFHSSFMDVVKAYEVAYDREDYFQNLIRDMFNPERTIEYVKYISTIEYISLDEEESGGR, from the coding sequence ATGAGCATAGAAGCGGCAAAGGAGAGCCTCCTCCGGAGGATAATGGAGTTCTACGGAGACAACCTGCTCTCGGTCATATTCTACGGTGCCCACCTCAAGGGGGAACTTAATGAAATCGACGTTCTGGTTATAATAGACGAGCCGTACGACCCGGTCAAGATAAACAGGGTCGCGGACTTCATCGAGAACATAAAAGAGCCCGTTGAGAGGGAGTTTGGATACTTCGTCGCCTTCGAGCTTTACGTCCGTGAGGAGGCGGAGAACTTTCATTCGTCATTTATGGACGTGGTGAAGGCGTACGAGGTCGCCTATGACAGGGAGGACTACTTCCAGAACCTGATTCGAGACATGTTCAATCCAGAGAGGACAATCGAGTACGTCAAATACATAAGCACGATAGAGTACATATCCCTCGACGAGGAGGAAAGTGGTGGCCGATGA
- a CDS encoding proton-conducting transporter transmembrane domain-containing protein: MDAVGLTPIIPLLFAFALPLTSILIKGNRRVVQAYALLGTGLTLISSFALFQRAYSSDSPLIYTFGKWVAPIGIIYEVDRLGALMALVTAFLMFVIAVYSYRYLEGESGLEWYYTLYLGLEAGLLGVVLTGDAFNLFVMIEVTSIASYALVAFYRGRRDAVHAALKYAFIGAIGTTMYFLALGILYGAFGTVNFADLSAKIHDIPFPVSGNPVGEVVLASGIVLALATWAFLIKAAIFPNHFWLPEAHPAAPSPISAVLSGLVVNVGIYSLMRFLYTVYGGELVPGLERVVGGVAAVLVALGAVSALFGALMMNAQRDVKKMIAYSTIMHMGYLAMVVGAGTQLAMQAAIFHMINHAIAKVLLFLAAGAFIHAAGSRDIGDLTGLGRRMPVATFGLSVATLSLVGIPPFNVFFSKVLLFDAMMERSLALAMVIVLSSVIALVAYMRVLYRIWLGKPREDITVGEHASMAFVLLLLSAAVVLMGLAAPLLLQHYVDPAAAQMMDYRAYIKAAVEYASALFS, translated from the coding sequence ATGGACGCGGTAGGGCTGACTCCAATCATACCCCTGCTCTTTGCCTTTGCCCTCCCCCTGACGTCGATACTGATAAAGGGGAACAGGAGGGTCGTCCAGGCCTACGCCCTCCTGGGCACGGGGCTCACCCTGATAAGCTCGTTCGCGTTATTCCAGAGAGCGTACTCCTCAGACAGCCCCTTGATTTACACCTTCGGCAAGTGGGTCGCCCCCATCGGCATAATATATGAGGTGGACAGGCTTGGGGCACTGATGGCACTGGTAACGGCCTTCCTGATGTTCGTCATAGCCGTGTACAGCTACAGGTACCTTGAGGGCGAAAGCGGGCTGGAGTGGTACTACACGCTCTACCTCGGCCTTGAGGCCGGTCTGCTTGGGGTTGTACTCACGGGAGACGCATTCAACCTCTTTGTCATGATAGAGGTTACCAGCATAGCCTCCTACGCGCTGGTCGCGTTCTACAGGGGCAGGCGGGACGCGGTTCATGCGGCACTAAAGTACGCTTTCATAGGCGCCATCGGCACGACGATGTACTTCCTGGCCCTTGGAATCCTCTATGGAGCATTTGGGACGGTCAACTTTGCCGACCTGAGCGCAAAGATCCATGATATTCCTTTCCCCGTGAGCGGGAACCCCGTCGGAGAGGTTGTTCTTGCCTCCGGAATAGTGCTGGCCCTTGCCACGTGGGCGTTCCTCATTAAGGCCGCCATCTTCCCCAACCACTTCTGGCTTCCGGAGGCCCACCCCGCAGCTCCAAGCCCCATCTCCGCTGTCCTGTCGGGCCTCGTGGTTAACGTCGGCATATACTCACTCATGAGGTTCCTGTACACCGTCTATGGCGGTGAGCTTGTGCCGGGCCTTGAGAGGGTCGTCGGCGGAGTGGCGGCCGTTCTAGTGGCGCTCGGTGCGGTTTCGGCGCTTTTCGGGGCCCTCATGATGAACGCCCAGAGGGACGTCAAGAAGATGATAGCGTATTCAACGATAATGCACATGGGCTACCTGGCAATGGTCGTTGGTGCCGGAACCCAGCTGGCCATGCAGGCGGCGATATTCCACATGATCAACCACGCAATTGCTAAGGTCCTGCTCTTCCTCGCTGCCGGGGCCTTCATTCATGCAGCCGGCTCAAGGGACATCGGGGACTTAACGGGCCTCGGAAGGAGGATGCCCGTGGCTACCTTTGGGCTCTCTGTGGCTACCCTAAGCCTCGTAGGAATACCCCCGTTCAACGTCTTCTTCAGCAAGGTTCTGCTGTTCGATGCAATGATGGAAAGGAGCCTGGCGCTTGCGATGGTCATCGTGCTCAGTTCGGTGATAGCGCTGGTGGCCTACATGAGGGTCCTTTACAGGATATGGCTTGGAAAGCCGAGGGAGGACATCACGGTGGGTGAGCACGCAAGCATGGCCTTTGTGCTGCTTCTCCTCTCTGCGGCCGTCGTGCTGATGGGCCTCGCCGCACCGCTCCTGCTCCAGCACTACGTTGATCCCGCTGCGGCGCAGATGATGGACTACAGGGCCTACATAAAGGCCGCCGTTGAGTACGCTTCCGCCCTCTTTTCCTGA
- a CDS encoding Na+/H+ antiporter subunit E produces the protein MRGVLPTALMAFLTYIVFTGSLTPYDLATGAVVAVVVGLLMGPHTVRDDSKALNPIRWLWMAVYFLWYMLVAETKSHIDVIIRTLTGNYRPGIVRVPIDVSTDYARTLVANSITNTPGTVVVDMDERYVYVNWIDVTTRDPEEARKEISADFEKFARKIFE, from the coding sequence ATGAGGGGCGTACTCCCGACGGCACTCATGGCGTTCCTCACCTACATCGTGTTCACGGGTTCCCTCACTCCCTACGACCTGGCCACTGGAGCGGTAGTTGCGGTTGTGGTGGGCCTTTTGATGGGCCCCCACACCGTCAGGGACGACTCAAAGGCCCTGAACCCGATAAGGTGGCTGTGGATGGCCGTTTACTTCCTGTGGTACATGCTGGTGGCGGAGACCAAGAGCCACATTGACGTCATAATACGCACGCTGACCGGGAACTACCGGCCCGGCATAGTGAGGGTTCCCATTGACGTCAGCACGGACTACGCGAGAACCCTCGTGGCCAACTCAATAACCAACACCCCCGGAACGGTTGTGGTGGACATGGACGAGAGGTACGTCTACGTTAACTGGATAGACGTCACCACGAGGGATCCTGAGGAGGCAAGGAAAGAGATCTCAGCCGACTTTGAGAAGTTTGCGAGAAAAATCTTTGAGTGA
- a CDS encoding sodium:proton antiporter, with the protein MSVQEFLWAYMWAVLLLTLGVALYGVIARPNLLKKIIALTVLGDAVNVMVVLIGYRFTYPVAPPILPSLSRDALGAFLSSAVDPLPQALVITAVVIGMAVNMLLAILTVQLYRLYGTLDVREIARRGGGE; encoded by the coding sequence ATGAGCGTTCAGGAGTTCCTCTGGGCATACATGTGGGCAGTCCTCCTGCTGACGCTGGGCGTCGCGCTCTACGGAGTCATTGCCAGGCCGAACCTTCTGAAGAAGATAATAGCCCTCACGGTTCTTGGCGATGCCGTCAACGTCATGGTTGTCCTGATCGGCTACCGTTTCACCTACCCAGTAGCGCCCCCGATACTGCCGTCCCTATCGAGGGACGCCCTGGGAGCGTTCCTGAGTTCGGCAGTTGATCCGCTCCCGCAGGCCCTGGTGATAACGGCCGTCGTCATAGGTATGGCCGTCAACATGCTCCTGGCGATCCTGACGGTGCAGCTGTACCGCCTGTACGGGACCCTTGACGTCAGGGAGATAGCGAGAAGGGGTGGTGGTGAATGA
- a CDS encoding MnhB domain-containing protein, with product MTYAVLSAGLLGTGSGLRSLGEFYLGNSYFGDYSAKSPEVVTSILWDYRGVDTLFETAVFFLAIIGSLTVFRLTKEQEEEVKRPERPPAEMTSIVRDVTRVIVVMILAVSASIALHGHLTPGGGFQGGSALAVAPLLIIAAYSKYALEKSGFDKTRALILRSVGLLGIALVAVIPLLYGGYVMQNQPVFPAEFGGQPLGGSLIYYNLFEFLAVGAGFTAVFLLLAIPEEKFKKILGVDE from the coding sequence ATGACCTACGCCGTCCTCTCCGCGGGGCTCCTTGGAACGGGTTCCGGGCTCAGATCCCTGGGGGAGTTCTACCTCGGCAACAGCTACTTTGGGGACTACTCTGCGAAGAGCCCGGAGGTGGTGACTTCGATTCTCTGGGACTACCGTGGCGTTGACACGCTCTTCGAGACGGCGGTGTTCTTCCTCGCGATAATAGGCAGCCTGACCGTCTTCAGGCTCACGAAGGAGCAGGAGGAGGAAGTCAAGAGGCCCGAAAGGCCTCCGGCCGAAATGACCTCCATAGTCAGGGACGTGACGAGGGTCATAGTTGTGATGATCCTCGCGGTCTCGGCGTCCATAGCGCTCCATGGCCACCTGACCCCCGGAGGCGGGTTCCAGGGCGGTTCAGCCCTCGCGGTTGCCCCGCTCCTGATAATAGCCGCCTATTCAAAGTACGCCCTTGAAAAGAGCGGGTTCGACAAGACGAGGGCACTTATACTCCGTTCAGTCGGCCTCCTGGGAATAGCCCTGGTTGCGGTGATCCCGCTCCTCTACGGCGGATACGTAATGCAGAACCAGCCGGTTTTTCCGGCCGAGTTTGGAGGCCAGCCCCTCGGCGGCTCGCTGATTTACTATAACCTGTTCGAGTTCCTCGCCGTGGGTGCCGGATTTACCGCGGTCTTCCTCCTGCTGGCCATTCCCGAAGAGAAGTTCAAGAAGATCCTGGGGGTGGACGAATGA
- a CDS encoding hydrogenase subunit MbhD domain-containing protein — MVELHLVILVLALMLGFVASYLAVTERDLLKAVGFSSVQAIAYAIAFYILMAPDIVLAYVAIAVGIYSALLVFAISKTERYEVV, encoded by the coding sequence ATGGTTGAGCTCCACCTCGTTATCCTGGTGCTTGCACTGATGCTCGGCTTCGTTGCCAGCTACCTTGCGGTGACTGAGAGGGACCTGCTGAAGGCGGTGGGGTTCTCGTCGGTTCAGGCGATAGCTTACGCCATAGCCTTCTACATCCTGATGGCCCCGGACATAGTGCTGGCCTACGTTGCCATAGCGGTCGGCATATACTCCGCCCTCCTGGTTTTCGCCATCAGCAAGACCGAGAGGTACGAGGTGGTGTGA
- the mnhG gene encoding monovalent cation/H(+) antiporter subunit G, with amino-acid sequence MSLLFYIGALLIVIGALCDFFGALGLLRFPNFYVRLHAATVGIIGGAAVPLFGVALLALGADFLPHRYAIAGASFVTGIVVLIVSPAGSHALAYAAHKAGLVDWEPEVDHLAGVEGDG; translated from the coding sequence GTGAGCCTGCTGTTCTATATTGGCGCCCTTTTAATAGTCATAGGCGCACTGTGTGACTTCTTTGGGGCGCTGGGACTGCTGAGGTTCCCCAACTTCTACGTTAGACTGCACGCCGCGACCGTGGGGATAATCGGCGGTGCGGCGGTGCCCCTCTTTGGAGTCGCCCTTCTGGCGCTCGGGGCGGACTTCCTTCCCCACAGGTACGCAATAGCCGGTGCAAGCTTCGTTACGGGGATAGTGGTTCTCATTGTTTCTCCCGCGGGAAGCCATGCGCTGGCCTACGCCGCCCATAAGGCCGGACTCGTGGATTGGGAGCCGGAAGTGGATCACCTGGCGGGGGTGGAGGGGGATGGTTGA